GAAGCGGATGTCGCTGGCGTCCTCCCGCTGCCAGAGGACcgcgtcccacgactgtggtgccCGAGTGAATTTCTTGACCGGCTTGAGTGGGTCGCCGTGGGTGTGTGCTTCCCATGCCTGAGTGTGTGCGTGCCTGATGTGATGTCTTATGTGCAAAGAGAGAATTGAGACATTGAGAGATGGATCTGGCGTGTCGGATGTCCGTGAAGAGAGAAACTGTGAGGAATTGAGAGATGGAAGTGCTGTATTTTTATGCCTTGGTGTGTACTGCTCATACATGCTTGTGCGTATTACTATGGGTTTCTGAGTACAATCTTGTAAAATAAGTTTTTTTGCAATGCAGATGGTCCATCAGCTTAACTCATTTGAGCTGCCAGGCAGCCGTGTGCAATCACAAGGATTTCTTGACATGGATGTTGATCGTGCCCGCGGCCGTGTGCAGTCACAAGGACTTGGTGCTATTGATGCCGATCGTGCTCGCAGTCGTGGACAATCACAAGGACTTGGTGATATTGATGACGATCACGGGGCTGTTGAGTATCCTCGTGATATAGGTATTACTCCTAGTGACAATTACTTGCATAATATACAAGAATGTGCGGTCTACTGTAGTTAAATTCGAGTCATTAATTTTAGGTATGACGAAGAGGGCTAAGTGGACTCATCAAATGAAGTTGTTTCTTATTGACTTGCTGAAAGAGCATGATGTTCCTGGTTTTCGAACACAAAATGCATGGAGCAAAGAGGCCTGGACAAACATTGTTAATCGACTAAATCAAGCATTTTGTGTATCATTTAGTGTTGTTCAAGTCAAACAAAAGGAGCAAGATATAAAGAAGGAATATCGAAGTGTGAAAGAATTGTTGGCAGAAAGTGGGTTTGGATGGGACAAGGATAGAATGATGGTAGAAGCACCAGCAAGTGTTTGGGCTAGTTTTGTTGCTCGCAAGAATAGTAAGGAGGCCCTCCAATGGCGAGACAAGTCTTTTCCATACTTTAATGATTTGGCTTCTCTCTACGATGGTTAGTTTAACATTACATGATGCTTTTTTATATTTGATATCAAGTTTTAGGTCATATTTTCCTGAGCTAAGTATATGTTTTTTGTTGGACGTATAGGTCATTACGCCGAAGGAAGATCTCGTCATGGTATGGATTATTATGCTAACAAGGCAAAAAATGCATCTGCTCCATCATCGCACCCAACACATTCGAATGATACATATGAATCATCTTCACCTCCAACAGTAGCTCTAGATGAGCCAGGTTTGCAATTTCCTTTGGAAGAAGAGGTTGAGGGAGCAAATCTTGATTCTGTCCAGCATACATCAACACCGAATGAACAAATGTATACCCAATCAATACCCCCAAAAGCACCCACCGTGAAGCCTGAGAGTAGACGTAGAAAAAGACAGAAGCAAAATCCTACAAGCTCTGCAGATGGATTCCATGAAAGATACCTTAGGCTCAAGATGGAAGAAATAAATCGATTTGCAGCCATTGAGGAGAAGAAACTAGAGGATCCATTTAGCATTCACAAGTGCATCACAACGATTGAAGGATTAGATGGTCTACAATTGAGCGATATGTTGTTGGCATCAGACATCTTCAAAACTAGGGAAAACAGGGAGATTTTCCTGTCTTTCTCTAGTGATGAACGACGGTTGGCTTGGATTAAAAGGGAGATTGCTCGTACCAACGAAAACTAAGGAAAACATGGAGGTTTTTCCTACCCTTCTCTAGCAATGAACTTAGTGAAGCAGTACTCTTTTGTTTACTAGACCTCTATATTTTGGTAGATTGAGATGATAAACTAGTCATGTAGTAGCATGCTTTTGTTTACTAGACCTCTGTATTTTGGTACAATGAGAGGCCtagtatatgagttctttgttTCAGACTCCCACCATGTTTCTGAAAAAAGGACATGAGAATATTAACTTAATGAAGTAGAATATCAATATCAGAAGCACATGAATGGTAATACAACTTGCATATCATATCTTCACGATACATATACATGTCAAGCTCTGCGTGATACATACTGGTTCCACATTCCTTGTGCAATATGATCTCGCATTTGATTTCCTGCTTGTCTGGAATAATTAAATGCATGTATATCACCATGATAGTCGTGGTCTCCATTTGGCACATCAACAATCTAGTTCGGGTCAATCTCCATGGGAGCATCTTTGGGCCACTCCATATCTCCTTTGTGTAGGCGTATGAAATTGTGCAAAACACAACAAGCCACGGATATGTCAATTTGTTTATCAACTGAATAATGTGCAGCAACTTTCAGGATAGGAAATCTCATTTTTAGTATGCCGATAATTCTCTCTATATGATTCCGAAGTTGAGCATGACGAAGGTTGAACAATTCCTTGTAATTTTGTGGCCTTTGACGTACTTCTCCTTGTTCTTTTAGATGATACCTAGTACCACGGTATGGAGCAAGAAATTGGGGTGTGTTTGCATAACCAGCATCAACAAGGTAAAATTTACCATGAGGTACATGAAAACCATGATTTAGTGCATCTTGTAGAACTCTTGCATCAGAAGCTGATCCTTCCCACCCAGcatgtacatgcacaaattttAAGTCGAAGTCACAAGCAACCATGACATTTTGTGAGAGCGTTTGCTTCCTGTTCCGGTATGGTTCTTGTTGGCCTGGTGATAGGAACATAGGAATATGGGTTCCATCTATAGCACCAATGCAATTCTGCACAAACAAAATATGATATCTCTATGTTATTACCTTGCGCTGAATTAACTAAAATATTTGATCTAAATTGTACATACTCATACCTGAAAGAAATGATAAAATTGTGGTTTGCTCAAGATTGGATGTGGGTTGAGGGAAGGTGGACGTATATAGACATTTGTGAGCCGTGTGATCGCATCAAGCACTAATCCAAATCGCCGGCTTATTGTTTCTGCACTATGCTGAAACCAATCCTGTAGGGTTTCATTTGTTGCATTTTTGGATACTGCATACAAAAATATTGCCACTTGCTCTTCTACTGCTAGTACTTTTGAATCAGCAAGGAGTTTTTTCTCACGCAGCTtgtcaacaagtgcttgaaaaaTGTCCACTTCCATGCGGAAAGTCCTTTTGCATAAGCTTTCATGCCCCGTTAAAATCTCCTGAACACGCCAAGCCCCCGAAAGTTTTGATGTATTGTGAcgtccgggtaatcaagctacagtaaccctctggtaatggtgccacgtcacctcgattattgttgataatctcgtgttagctcggaaccaaaccaaattcaaatttgaattaaagtcaaaacaattaaagttttcaaaagtcaaaactaaattgttcctaatgtgtcaaataatccataataaatgttggtgaagaaatcatcatttaataaaatatttaaacgCACCAAATAAACTAAAACAGTAGCAaacacaattatttaaatgcttttaaaatgataaacgattacaaactaatatatttaggtgccaacttaattgtggc
The window above is part of the Triticum aestivum cultivar Chinese Spring chromosome 2A, IWGSC CS RefSeq v2.1, whole genome shotgun sequence genome. Proteins encoded here:
- the LOC123187178 gene encoding uncharacterized protein At2g29880, with the protein product MVHQLNSFELPGSRVQSQGFLDMDVDRARGRVQSQGLGAIDADRARSRGQSQGLGDIDDDHGAVEYPRDIGMTKRAKWTHQMKLFLIDLLKEHDVPGFRTQNAWSKEAWTNIVNRLNQAFCVSFSVVQVKQKEQDIKKEYRSVKELLAESGFGWDKDRMMVEAPASVWASFVARKNSKEALQWRDKSFPYFNDLASLYDGHYAEGRSRHGMDYYANKAKNASAPSSHPTHSNDTYESSSPPTVALDEPGLQFPLEEEVEGANLDSVQHTSTPNEQMYTQSIPPKAPTVKPESRRRKRQKQNPTSSADGFHERYLRLKMEEINRFAAIEEKKLEDPFSIHKCITTIEGLDGLQLSDMLLASDIFKTRENREIFLSFSSDERRLAWIKREIARTNEN
- the LOC123187179 gene encoding putative nuclease HARBI1 isoform X2; protein product: MEVDIFQALVDKLREKKLLADSKVLAVSKNATNETLQDWFQHSAETISRRFGLVLDAITRLTNVYIRPPSLNPHPILSKPQFYHFFQNCIGAIDGTHIPMFLSPGQQEPYRNRKQTLSQNVMVACDFDLKFVHVHAGWEGSASDARVLQDALNHGFHVPHGKFYLVDAGYANTPQFLAPYRGTRYHLKEQGEVRQRPQNYKELFNLRHAQLRNHIERIIGILKMRFPILKVAAHYSVDKQIDISVACCVLHNFIRLHKGDMEWPKDAPMEIDPN
- the LOC123187179 gene encoding putative nuclease HARBI1 isoform X1, producing MEVDIFQALVDKLREKKLLADSKVLAVEEQVAIFLYAVSKNATNETLQDWFQHSAETISRRFGLVLDAITRLTNVYIRPPSLNPHPILSKPQFYHFFQNCIGAIDGTHIPMFLSPGQQEPYRNRKQTLSQNVMVACDFDLKFVHVHAGWEGSASDARVLQDALNHGFHVPHGKFYLVDAGYANTPQFLAPYRGTRYHLKEQGEVRQRPQNYKELFNLRHAQLRNHIERIIGILKMRFPILKVAAHYSVDKQIDISVACCVLHNFIRLHKGDMEWPKDAPMEIDPN